From Azospirillum sp. TSA2s, a single genomic window includes:
- a CDS encoding ArdC family protein yields the protein MPDTVRTVRSGADQTSLYAEITARIIAELEAGRLPWVQPWGTPAAAAPLGLPRNAATGRAYTGVNVLILWGAVVARGFSGQSWLTFRQALALGGHVRKGERGTTVVYADRFIPDDERRRARDTGEEPQAITFLKRFTVFNCAQCEDLPDGIAVVPPPIPEGLILPRAAALIQASGVDVRIGGTRAFYSPQHDYVQVPPPQAFFEPVNWHRTVLHELGHSTGHASRLNRDLSGAFGSRKYAFEELVAEISAAYLCAALGIVPTVRHADYVGAWLDVLRGDNHAIVRAASQASKVADYLLGSLPKTAPVAGDERESV from the coding sequence ATGCCCGACACCGTGCGAACCGTCCGTTCCGGCGCCGACCAGACCAGCCTCTACGCCGAGATCACCGCCCGAATCATCGCCGAACTGGAGGCCGGCCGACTGCCCTGGGTACAGCCCTGGGGAACCCCGGCCGCTGCCGCCCCGCTCGGCCTGCCCCGCAACGCCGCCACCGGCCGCGCCTACACGGGCGTGAATGTGCTCATCCTGTGGGGCGCTGTCGTCGCCCGGGGCTTCTCCGGCCAGAGCTGGCTTACCTTCCGTCAGGCCCTGGCTCTGGGCGGCCACGTCCGCAAAGGCGAACGCGGCACCACCGTCGTCTATGCCGACCGCTTCATCCCCGACGACGAACGCCGGCGCGCGCGGGATACCGGGGAAGAGCCACAGGCGATCACCTTCCTCAAGCGCTTCACGGTCTTCAATTGCGCCCAATGCGAGGACCTGCCCGACGGCATCGCCGTGGTGCCGCCGCCGATCCCGGAGGGGCTGATCCTGCCGCGGGCCGCGGCGCTGATCCAGGCCAGCGGCGTCGATGTCCGCATCGGCGGCACCCGCGCCTTCTATAGCCCCCAGCACGATTACGTGCAGGTGCCGCCTCCGCAGGCCTTCTTCGAGCCTGTCAACTGGCATCGCACCGTGCTGCACGAACTTGGTCACAGCACCGGTCACGCATCGCGGCTGAACCGTGACCTGTCTGGGGCCTTCGGCTCCCGCAAATACGCCTTCGAGGAGCTGGTTGCCGAAATTTCAGCCGCCTATCTCTGCGCTGCACTCGGCATCGTCCCTACCGTCCGTCACGCCGATTACGTTGGTGCGTGGTTGGACGTGCTGCGCGGGGACAATCACGCCATCGTCCGCGCCGCCAGCCAAGCCAGCAAGGTGGCCGACTACCTCCTCGGCTCCCTGCCCAAAACTGCTCCTGTGGCCGGTGACGAGCGGGAGTCCGTGTGA
- a CDS encoding GNAT family N-acetyltransferase, which translates to MNDQAEEKLRVEPLTPSHDRSGFESGVEPLDRYFRVQAGQDARKNMAAPFVLVLLDGRIAGYYTLSSTSVQLGELPEQTVRKLPRYPLMPATLLGRLAVDRRQQRKGHGRFLLANALYRAAQSEIASFAVIVNAKDDNARRFYERESFLPFPDQPMKLFRPMADIKQLFK; encoded by the coding sequence GTGAACGATCAAGCAGAAGAGAAGCTCCGCGTCGAGCCGCTGACTCCAAGCCATGATCGATCCGGGTTTGAGAGCGGCGTAGAGCCCCTGGACAGGTACTTTCGGGTGCAGGCCGGCCAGGACGCACGGAAGAATATGGCCGCGCCCTTTGTTCTGGTGCTGCTAGATGGGAGGATCGCAGGCTACTACACGCTCTCGTCGACCTCCGTGCAGCTCGGCGAGTTGCCGGAGCAAACGGTGCGGAAGCTGCCGCGATACCCGTTGATGCCGGCGACGCTTTTGGGCCGGCTTGCAGTCGACCGGCGGCAACAGAGAAAGGGGCACGGCCGGTTTCTCCTGGCCAATGCTCTCTACCGCGCCGCCCAGAGTGAGATCGCCTCGTTCGCGGTGATCGTCAATGCGAAGGATGACAACGCCCGCCGCTTCTATGAGCGGGAAAGCTTTCTACCGTTTCCAGATCAGCCCATGAAGCTGTTTCGGCCGATGGCAGACATAAAGCAGCTCTTCAAATGA
- a CDS encoding DUF1778 domain-containing protein gives MTMPNAASKSSSGRTRAERLEARVTAEQKSLIEQAAALQGRTVTDFVLTSVQDAARRAIEEHHQLSLSVRDSEAFVDALLNPKPVNDRLRETVRRYRERAGV, from the coding sequence ATGACCATGCCAAATGCAGCATCCAAATCGAGCAGCGGGCGAACCCGCGCAGAACGCTTGGAGGCCCGTGTCACTGCGGAGCAAAAGAGCCTGATCGAGCAGGCGGCTGCGCTGCAGGGGCGGACCGTGACCGACTTCGTGCTGACAAGCGTGCAGGACGCTGCCCGGCGTGCGATTGAGGAGCACCACCAGCTCTCACTGTCTGTTCGCGACAGCGAAGCCTTCGTTGATGCGCTCTTAAATCCAAAGCCGGTCAACGACCGCCTCCGCGAGACGGTACGCCGCTATCGTGAGAGAGCTGGCGTTTGA
- a CDS encoding DUF6602 domain-containing protein has translation MNPIIEKLAREHAASFRRNFLELSRDLFENGTTGKLYHPGEFGGYRERLLKRMLLSFLPSHFACSEGFVIGHTSKVDPASRSTQCDVIVYDENETPKLETGDLRRFFPVETVYGVGEIKSVVEAKRFEETLDKLSKVKRMRVDPPPIVYPTKPTHMVMQFFQLHQAFVDEGFDRRAAARMAYDVFEHPAQNIVTFLVCERIEFNGGDNLSSLMKRIVSASPGGDEQFAMRHNMILSIEDGYQSYFHGHGIPTTYPRVLNEKLGMSAATGVRIVDANDRNDHIIAFLGDIASALGNAMIFPFNVSSYINVEATNIGW, from the coding sequence ATGAATCCGATCATTGAAAAACTGGCACGCGAACACGCCGCGAGCTTTCGGCGCAACTTTCTCGAACTCTCTCGGGATTTGTTCGAGAATGGTACCACAGGTAAATTATATCATCCGGGAGAATTTGGCGGTTATAGGGAGCGCCTTCTTAAGCGCATGCTCCTATCGTTCCTGCCGTCTCACTTCGCATGCTCTGAGGGGTTCGTGATCGGCCACACGTCGAAAGTTGATCCTGCGAGCCGCAGCACTCAATGCGATGTCATCGTCTACGATGAGAACGAAACGCCAAAGCTCGAAACTGGCGATCTGCGGCGGTTTTTCCCTGTAGAAACTGTCTACGGTGTCGGAGAGATAAAATCCGTTGTGGAGGCCAAGCGGTTTGAAGAAACTCTGGACAAGCTAAGTAAAGTTAAGCGCATGAGGGTCGACCCTCCTCCTATCGTCTATCCGACAAAGCCCACTCACATGGTTATGCAGTTCTTTCAGCTGCATCAGGCTTTTGTGGATGAGGGCTTTGACCGAAGGGCGGCGGCGCGCATGGCGTATGACGTGTTTGAGCATCCAGCTCAAAATATCGTGACGTTCCTAGTGTGTGAGCGGATTGAATTTAATGGTGGCGATAACCTTAGCAGCTTGATGAAGCGGATTGTTTCAGCTTCGCCTGGAGGTGATGAGCAGTTCGCTATGAGGCACAATATGATTCTCAGTATTGAGGACGGCTATCAAAGTTATTTCCATGGCCATGGAATACCTACCACCTATCCGCGCGTTCTCAATGAAAAACTTGGAATGTCTGCGGCAACTGGAGTGCGCATCGTAGATGCGAATGACCGCAATGACCACATTATCGCATTCTTGGGGGACATCGCTTCCGCCCTTGGAAATGCGATGATTTTCCCATTCAATGTCAGCTCTTATATCAACGTTGAAGCGACCAACATTGGTTGGTAA
- a CDS encoding DUF123 domain-containing protein, with the protein MQRTRSVKLEMKEVIGTRHSPIEGETGGFPLTPHASRAEVTVMMSRQTSRFHRTAETVPPIAGAYVLLVRLAEAVDVALPGRAKAILPPGRYLYCGSARGPGGLCARVGRHMRRDKTFRWHIDRLTAAGTVTGCWAFPAGDECALITRIAALPIPVPGFGSSDCTICRSHLLIWPDGVALPFDVADVSLAAAGPDVVRVLSVTAMTNNLDFTPAERDLIRREFMSRWSEPPRLADGILLKRWATGPRRGEPKLTATIQIMLELGLVTIAETDRGFPRAHFTESGYTALRAIAASPRQLPPERYGHLIDELADRPEDR; encoded by the coding sequence ATGCAGCGCACCCGGTCGGTAAAGCTGGAGATGAAGGAGGTCATCGGGACGCGGCATTCCCCGATCGAGGGAGAAACCGGCGGCTTCCCGTTGACGCCTCACGCCAGCCGCGCTGAAGTGACGGTGATGATGTCCAGGCAGACTTCCCGGTTCCACCGCACGGCGGAAACGGTCCCTCCCATCGCCGGCGCCTACGTTCTGCTCGTCAGGCTGGCGGAGGCGGTGGACGTCGCCCTGCCCGGCCGGGCCAAGGCCATTCTGCCGCCGGGGCGGTACCTGTATTGCGGCAGCGCCCGCGGCCCGGGTGGACTGTGTGCCCGTGTCGGCCGCCACATGCGCCGAGACAAGACCTTCCGCTGGCACATCGACCGCCTGACCGCGGCGGGCACGGTGACCGGCTGCTGGGCTTTTCCCGCCGGCGACGAATGCGCGCTGATCACACGCATCGCCGCCCTGCCGATCCCGGTTCCAGGGTTCGGCAGCAGCGACTGCACCATTTGCCGGAGCCATCTCCTGATATGGCCCGACGGCGTCGCGCTGCCCTTCGACGTTGCGGACGTTTCCCTGGCCGCCGCTGGACCGGACGTGGTCCGGGTGCTATCGGTCACGGCCATGACCAACAACCTGGATTTCACCCCCGCCGAGCGCGACCTGATCCGCCGCGAGTTCATGAGCCGCTGGTCGGAACCGCCGCGGCTGGCGGACGGCATCCTTCTGAAGCGGTGGGCGACCGGCCCGAGAAGAGGCGAACCGAAACTCACGGCCACCATCCAGATCATGCTGGAGCTTGGGTTGGTAACAATCGCCGAAACGGATCGGGGATTTCCCCGCGCCCATTTCACCGAGTCGGGATACACCGCGCTGCGGGCCATTGCGGCCAGCCCGCGGCAGCTACCGCCGGAGCGCTACGGTCATCTCATTGACGAACTCGCAGATCGGCCGGAGGACCGCTGA